One window of the Shimwellia blattae DSM 4481 = NBRC 105725 genome contains the following:
- a CDS encoding DUF1471 domain-containing protein, which translates to MRAIAIAMMTTLFFVATSASAAIKVSASQARNMDDVQSLGVIYINHNFATEEEATRALDDRADTKGARFYSPILMHEPGSNGNLHASAELYR; encoded by the coding sequence ATGAGAGCTATCGCAATCGCCATGATGACCACGCTGTTTTTCGTTGCCACCAGCGCCAGCGCCGCCATTAAAGTCTCAGCCAGCCAGGCCAGAAATATGGACGATGTCCAGAGCCTGGGGGTTATCTATATCAACCACAACTTCGCCACCGAAGAAGAGGCCACCCGTGCCCTGGATGACCGGGCAGACACCAAAGGCGCCCGCTTCTACAGCCCTATCCTGATGCACGAGCCGGGCAGCAACGGTAATCTCCACGCCAGCGCGGAGCTGTACCGCTAG
- the yjfP gene encoding esterase, which translates to MIEVFTQQYAGITTVHACPAGMREAPLPGVVFYHGFTSSALVYSYCAVALAMAGIRVIMPDAPDHGTRYQGDEAGRLTRFWSILHQSLEEYPRLRDAVLESGAVLPGALGVAGASMGGMTALGIMARHPEVACAASLMGSGFYHARAATLFPPLAVFSREDQRAFDQILAPLADYEASGHLRALGSRPLLLWHGLEDDVVPAADSLALQRMLQAQGLDTQLSCHWQAGVRHRVTPEALDATVRFFVRHLAEG; encoded by the coding sequence ATGATCGAGGTATTTACACAACAGTATGCGGGCATCACCACGGTGCATGCCTGCCCGGCTGGCATGCGGGAGGCGCCACTCCCGGGCGTCGTGTTTTACCACGGGTTTACCTCGTCTGCACTGGTCTACAGTTATTGCGCGGTAGCGCTGGCGATGGCCGGAATACGGGTGATCATGCCGGATGCGCCAGACCACGGCACCCGCTACCAGGGGGATGAGGCCGGGCGCTTAACCCGCTTCTGGTCGATCCTGCACCAGAGCCTGGAGGAGTACCCGCGCCTGCGCGATGCGGTGCTGGAAAGCGGGGCGGTGTTACCCGGTGCGCTGGGGGTGGCCGGGGCATCCATGGGGGGGATGACCGCCCTGGGGATAATGGCCCGACACCCGGAGGTGGCCTGCGCTGCCAGCCTGATGGGCTCCGGTTTTTATCATGCGCGGGCCGCTACGCTCTTCCCGCCGCTGGCGGTATTCAGCCGGGAGGATCAGCGGGCATTTGATCAGATACTCGCGCCGCTGGCGGACTATGAGGCGAGCGGGCACCTGCGTGCCCTGGGTAGCCGCCCTCTGTTACTGTGGCATGGTCTGGAAGATGATGTGGTGCCCGCCGCAGACTCCCTGGCGCTTCAGCGGATGTTACAGGCTCAGGGGCTGGATACTCAGCTCTCCTGCCACTGGCAGGCGGGTGTACGCCACCGGGTAACCCCGGAAGCGCTGGATGCCACCGTGCGCTTTTTTGTCCGCCACCTGGCCGAAGGCTAG
- the bsmA gene encoding biofilm peroxide resistance protein BsmA, producing the protein MKRWVPVAVAVILTVGCSALRVTPKPPPPVADYPQEIQRSQTSGLQRLGSVSAIVRGSPMNGEAAIKAKAARAGADYYLIIMNDDTTLPGQWYIQAILYRR; encoded by the coding sequence ATGAAAAGATGGGTGCCAGTTGCGGTAGCGGTAATACTGACTGTCGGGTGCAGTGCCTTGCGGGTGACCCCAAAGCCACCGCCCCCGGTGGCCGATTATCCGCAAGAGATCCAGCGATCCCAGACCAGCGGGTTACAGCGGCTGGGCAGTGTCTCCGCCATCGTGAGGGGCTCACCCATGAACGGTGAGGCGGCCATCAAAGCGAAGGCCGCCCGCGCCGGGGCAGATTACTACCTGATCATCATGAACGATGACACTACGCTCCCCGGCCAGTGGTATATCCAGGCTATCCTGTATCGCCGCTGA
- a CDS encoding DUF1471 domain-containing protein codes for MKRSSALTSLLRAAGLIHTTAQSAENVCADQVTGFNEIGVFSLHGLSGSPQEIERIVALTADRQGASFYRIIQLEENSSANAWSVQAIFYA; via the coding sequence ATGAAACGATCCTCTGCTTTGACATCATTGCTGCGTGCGGCCGGGCTAATTCATACCACAGCACAATCGGCGGAAAATGTCTGTGCCGACCAGGTGACCGGATTTAACGAAATCGGCGTTTTTTCCCTTCACGGGCTCAGTGGTAGCCCGCAGGAAATTGAGCGCATCGTCGCCCTGACCGCAGACCGTCAGGGGGCCAGCTTCTACCGGATTATCCAGCTGGAAGAGAACAGCAGCGCCAACGCCTGGAGCGTGCAGGCCATTTTTTACGCCTGA
- a CDS encoding isovaleryl-CoA dehydrogenase: protein MPWQTHTVFNQPLPLSNSNLFLSDSALREAVIREGAGWDSDLLASIGSQLGSAESLELGRLANSRPPELLSFDPRGERLDDVRFHPAWHLLMQGLCASRVHNLPWQEDSRIGDMVARSARFILHAQVEAGTLCPVTMTHAAIPLLQQMLPAPFRDWLPRLLSDRYDPRLGTGHEKRGLLIGMGMTEKQGGSDVLSNTTRATPAQARGPGEHYLITGHKWFFSAPQSDAHLILAQAPGGLSCFFLPRFLPDGSRNRVHLMRLKDKLGNRSNASSEVEFCDASGWLMGEEGDGVRQILKMGGLTRFDCALGSHGLMRRALSVALYHAHQRQVFGKTLIDQPLMRQVLGRMALQLEGQTAFLFRLARAWDQSQNPGEALWSRLFTPAAKFGICRAGIPFVAEAMEVLGGIGYCEDNELPRLYREMPVNSIWEGSGNMMCLDVLRVLNKHPGVKEQLRAEFDGVKGQNRHFDRTWRQVKQRFGKVQEAEARDLTRRLMLLGTGSQVLQHLAPPLADAWCRMMLDPRGPVQLSGQVTEDVLLRATGGAG, encoded by the coding sequence ATGCCCTGGCAAACTCACACGGTTTTTAATCAGCCACTACCTCTGAGTAACAGTAACCTTTTTTTATCCGACAGCGCGCTACGCGAGGCGGTTATCCGGGAGGGTGCCGGCTGGGACAGCGATCTGCTGGCCAGTATCGGCAGCCAGCTGGGCTCTGCCGAGTCTCTGGAGCTGGGGCGCCTGGCTAACAGCCGCCCGCCGGAGCTGCTGAGCTTTGACCCCCGGGGAGAGCGGCTGGATGATGTGCGCTTTCATCCGGCCTGGCACCTGCTGATGCAGGGGCTGTGCGCCAGCCGGGTACATAACCTCCCCTGGCAGGAGGACTCCCGCATCGGCGATATGGTCGCCCGCTCAGCAAGATTTATACTCCATGCCCAGGTTGAGGCCGGTACGCTGTGCCCGGTCACCATGACCCACGCCGCGATCCCCTTACTGCAACAGATGCTGCCCGCCCCCTTCCGGGACTGGCTGCCGCGCCTGCTGAGCGATCGCTACGATCCGCGGCTCGGCACCGGCCATGAGAAGCGCGGCCTGCTGATTGGCATGGGCATGACGGAGAAACAGGGCGGCTCTGATGTGCTCAGCAATACCACCCGGGCTACTCCCGCCCAGGCCCGGGGGCCCGGCGAGCACTACCTGATAACCGGGCATAAATGGTTTTTCTCAGCCCCCCAGAGCGATGCGCACCTGATCCTTGCCCAGGCACCGGGCGGGTTATCCTGCTTCTTCCTGCCGCGCTTTTTACCGGACGGTAGCCGCAACCGGGTGCACCTGATGCGCCTGAAAGACAAGCTGGGCAACCGTTCTAACGCCAGCAGCGAAGTGGAGTTTTGTGATGCCAGCGGCTGGCTGATGGGGGAGGAGGGCGACGGCGTGCGCCAGATCCTGAAAATGGGCGGGCTGACGCGTTTTGACTGTGCCCTTGGCAGCCACGGTCTGATGCGCCGGGCGCTGTCTGTTGCCCTGTACCACGCCCACCAGCGCCAGGTGTTTGGTAAAACCCTGATAGACCAGCCGCTGATGCGCCAGGTGCTCGGGCGGATGGCCCTGCAACTGGAAGGGCAGACCGCCTTTCTGTTCCGCCTTGCCCGCGCATGGGATCAGAGCCAGAACCCGGGAGAAGCCCTGTGGAGCCGGTTGTTCACCCCGGCGGCGAAGTTCGGTATCTGCCGGGCGGGGATCCCGTTTGTGGCAGAGGCCATGGAGGTGCTGGGCGGTATTGGCTACTGCGAGGATAACGAACTGCCCAGACTGTACCGGGAAATGCCGGTTAACAGCATCTGGGAGGGCTCCGGCAATATGATGTGCCTTGACGTGCTGCGGGTGCTGAATAAACACCCGGGGGTAAAAGAGCAGCTCCGGGCGGAGTTTGATGGGGTAAAAGGGCAGAACCGCCATTTTGATCGCACCTGGCGCCAGGTAAAACAGCGGTTTGGTAAGGTTCAGGAGGCAGAGGCCCGGGATCTGACCCGGCGCCTGATGCTACTGGGGACCGGCAGCCAGGTGTTACAGCACCTGGCACCCCCGCTGGCAGATGCGTGGTGCCGGATGATGCTCGATCCGCGCGGGCCGGTACAGCTGAGCGGGCAGGTCACGGAAGATGTGCTGTTGCGGGCCACGGGCGGCGCCGGGTGA
- the rlmB gene encoding 23S rRNA (guanosine(2251)-2'-O)-methyltransferase RlmB, with amino-acid sequence MSEMIYGIHAVQALLERAPERFQEVFMLKGREDKRLMPLIHALEAQGIVIQLANRQWLDEKSDGAVHQGIIARVKPGRQYQENDLPDLLAGLDKPFLLILDGVTDPHNLGACLRSADAAGVHGVIVPKDRSAQLNATAKKVACGAAETVPLIRVTNLARTMRLLQEANVWIVGTAGEADHTLHQSKLTGPLALVMGAEGEGMRRLTREHCDELISIPMAGSVSSLNVSVATGICLFEAVRQRSS; translated from the coding sequence ATGAGTGAAATGATTTACGGCATCCATGCGGTGCAGGCCCTGCTGGAGCGCGCTCCGGAGCGCTTTCAGGAAGTATTTATGCTCAAAGGGCGTGAAGATAAACGGCTGATGCCGCTGATCCACGCACTGGAAGCCCAGGGGATTGTCATTCAGCTGGCGAACCGCCAGTGGCTGGATGAAAAATCCGACGGTGCCGTACACCAGGGGATTATTGCCCGGGTGAAACCTGGCCGTCAGTACCAGGAAAATGATCTGCCGGATCTGCTGGCCGGGCTGGATAAGCCGTTTTTGCTGATTCTGGACGGGGTTACCGATCCCCACAACCTTGGTGCCTGCCTGCGTAGTGCAGATGCCGCCGGGGTCCATGGGGTTATTGTCCCGAAAGATCGCTCCGCCCAGCTGAACGCCACGGCGAAAAAAGTGGCCTGCGGCGCGGCTGAAACCGTGCCGCTTATCCGGGTGACCAACCTGGCGCGCACCATGCGCCTGCTTCAGGAAGCGAATGTCTGGATAGTCGGCACCGCCGGTGAGGCAGACCACACGCTGCACCAGAGCAAGCTCACCGGCCCGCTGGCGCTGGTGATGGGTGCCGAAGGGGAAGGGATGCGTCGCCTGACCCGGGAGCACTGCGACGAGCTTATCAGCATTCCTATGGCCGGGAGTGTCTCCTCGCTGAACGTGTCGGTAGCCACCGGGATCTGCCTGTTCGAGGCTGTGCGCCAGCGCAGCAGCTGA